In Gadus morhua chromosome 9, gadMor3.0, whole genome shotgun sequence, the sequence cacacacaaaaagctgCCTGATGATCTAAGGGAAAGCAGCTACTCTCAGGACCCTTTTAGACGGTAGAGGAAAGGTGGCTTGCACATCAAAAAGAAGGTTTGTCTTTTATGATATACGAGATAATGGAGAGAAACAGATAGTGTGGGGAAAAAGAAAAGGGAATATTGTGCAGAATTCACACATGCAGCTGCTCGTTTAAaggagcgcgtgtgtgtatgtgggtgagcGCGTGAAACATGTGCAAATctatattgtgtttgtgtcacacacacacgcacacgcacacagcacttCAAGGGCTCGTATGCAATTCATCCCTGGAAGCTTGAACTGTACCAGAACCCCCGCCTTCAACCTCCTACACCAACAACCCACCGAGCGACACCTCACGACCCAGCGCCCAGCCACGGGCGCTCTCCTTCGAGGCGAACCAGTGGTTAACTTCATCCTCATCACTTCGTttaatctctccctttctggtGGACGGTAGTCATGCAGGCATCTCCGTAGTAAAATACACTGGGAACCATGACTCATATGTAATATATGTGGGTGTAAGTATGGGAAATTATACATTGAGCCATGTTTACACAAGTAATCGTGCAAAGTAATGTACATGTAGGTATGCGCTATGCATTTGCGATTACCCATGTTCATAAAGACCATGTTTAccctttaataggtccatgtgTTTACCCTGCTGCTGGTCTTAGTGCGTAGTTTCGGACGCATTCATGCGCGTGACGACATACTGTTGTTGGCTGAGTGGCCGGAAAGAATAAAGGTGTTGCGAAATCACGGTGAATGTGACACTAACGCCCTCTGGTGGCCGTGACGCCACCTTTAGGAGACGCAAACATTAAAAAGGCAAACAGCTTTTAATTGAAAGGCTTGtttaattaacaaacaaaaaaaatgctgCCAGACAAAGGCACCTGTAGCATGACAGTATTGGATGTATTGATCACACAGTGTGCAGGATGTGCCAAGTGTGTAAACCAGCTCTATTACAGCTGTAGAGGGACGTCTTCATCCCAAAATCAAAGGTCGAACAACGGTCAAAAGTGGAATACAGAGGTAAAAaacgaaagaaatacaaaataaagacaaaaacaatgTTGTTATGGCAGACCAAAGAACTTAAAAAACATTGACCATGGCCCGCTCTGACTCGTGTTCAGAATGGTTGCTTCATGAATACATGGTCATCATTCAACAAGTCCTCACTTTGCACCACGTGCTCtttcataaacacacaacacatacttCACAGTGTCACCTTTTGCTACTCAATCAATGTTAAGACTACCATAAGGATTATTAAgatattaaaaacacaaaagataTTATACATGTACgtttcaaaaacacacacacacacactgagtgtgtgtgtgtgtgtgtgtgagtgtgtgtgtgtggctttgatTAACAGAACAAACCAAATGTTAAGTCACGAAGCGATAACAGGGCCGTTAGATAGCTTCTCGGCTCTGGAGAAACCAGCTGGCCGCAGAGTGGGTGGATCTCCCTCGCAGACATTAAATACTCCCACCTCATACTCCGAACCCCCTCCCACACAACattcaaacctttttttttgttttttaaaacagTGGtcgttaaaaaaaactaaaatgataAAATAACTCAAACATATTGCACTCATAGAAAGGAATCAGGAAGTGTAAACAGAGAAACTCTAAGAAAGTGGCCGACCACGATGGACAGATGAGGCAATAGTGAGAAGACAAAAACAAGTAAAAGATCCATGCATTCCAGTCTCCCAAATGTCTTCAGTTGTGTCCATGTATGTGTACCCTCTTCATCGGCGCGCAATATGAGACGGTCTGTCTGTTTTATGCAAGTTAAAATGAGACTGCATAGGGAAAAAGAAGTGTTAACCAATAGTATTTCATGGTTTTAAGATTAAACAGTATCTCTACGACGAGTGAACTGGGATCCCCTTGCTTGATACACCCTTATATTGGGTTTGAAATTTATAGTTAGGCGCAGTTAAGACACATATCAAGACCAATCACATTATAAACGACTACTTACGTTAACAATCCATTACCCTCCATCGAATTAAAAGTTGGTGTGTATGGAACGCACACATTTTAATGTCCTCCTTCAATAAAAATGATTCTCGTTTGAAAAAAACGTTAGTGGCACGTGCACATTTGAGATGAGGGAGATTATTAACCATTTGTTCGAATCGTACCGCCAAAGCATCTGCTCAGTGAGCAGACTCACAACGCCTCCGGACGATTGTACAACCAATCCTCCGAAAGAAAAGCCCTTAGTGACAGCTCGGAGCCTCCTCCGACATCATTAGTGTTGGAGAACTGTTCTGTGTTTTtcgacggggggacgggggggtgacccttcccctaacccccccgccccccattcAGGCCGGCACCAGCATCCTCTCCAACGCACACTGCAGGCGGTCCCAGTTCCGCCAGAACACGGCCAGGAAGCACACGCCCAGCACGGTGACCACCAGGTGGTGCCGGCTGCGCATGAGCGGCGCGGCGAACTTGGCGGCGGTCGACACGCACACCAGGAGGACGGTGACGATGGCCAGCATGATGTTGATGCTCTTGCCCAGTAGCACGCGCGCGTCGTGGTTCTCCAGCTGCaccgtctgctgctgctgctgctgcagctccagCTTGGAGACCCGCGTCTGACACGACTCCAGCGCCTCCTGGTGGCGGGCagagggacgggagagaggCGGTTGAGACGGGGGTGAAGACGCTCGGACAGGGGGGGCGTCCCGGAGGGGCCTGACTGAAGGGAAGGACTGAGGCCCGGTCCACACCGTTGGGCTTACATTTCATCTGGTTTACTCGAGACACCAGCAATGTAAGTTAACTTAATCTCTGCTTTACTTGCGGGCTTTATAGAGTGCAGAGTCGCAGAGCGATCAGAAGTATTGGTTTGATATAACCTGCACCACAGACTAAGTTGGCAGCGTTTATTTATCATAAAGTTTAAAGGTCAATAATGCCCCGATGGGGTGAGGTGTCCTGCTTAGGGACGCCTTCGTGTTGACTGCAGACATTGAAGTACGTAGCCACTACTACTTTCTGGCTAGGAGTTCGGTCCACACGAAGCCAACATTTGAACAACCTTAAGATTGTGTCTGGCATCGCATCGCATCGCTGTACGGACAAGCAACATTTACATTTCTTGAAGCGATTATGTATAATCGTGACAGGATGCAGACCTCGGCAGTCAGCCAAAGAGTTCTGGGCGAGCGCATGAGCGACAGCATGAACTGAGGAGATGATAACGCCACTTCAGTAAGGATGGACAGTATAAGTCAACACTGCTGCCAACGCTAGTACCGACGGAAACCTCAGACAGGAAAGCGTGGGTTGCAAAACATTATTAAAGATTACATTTAGCATTTTTGTGCTTTATTAAAGAATGAGATAGGGAGGAAGGTAGTGGGGAGGAAATGCGGCAAAGGATAACGAATAGGAATCGAACTCGGGGCGCTGCGATCAGGACTAAGCCTTTATGGTGCTTGTCTACTCGCTGTGCCAACCGGGGAGACCCCTGTTGTAACATTGAATGTGGACCGGGCCTTACTGACTAGTGATGACCAGCTTTTGAGTGGCCGATTACCTTAGAAGAGCTCCAGACTGCAATAACCTGTGTGTTTCCGGCGGTGTGTTTCCCCTGCGTACCTGTATGTCCCGCGCCCTCTCGTAGGCCTGGTAGGCCACGCGCTCCTCGATGCTGGACAGCTCCTGCTTCAGGTTGGACATCTCGTTCTGGTGCAGCTCCGTCAGGTCGTTGAGTTGGTCCTCCAGGCGCTCGTACCTGCCACACAACGCGGACGTTGTCAACATGCCGAGGTCGAAACGATTGTCTTCATTATCTATTCACCGTGAATGTCAATGTGTGGAACCAGGAGAGTGAACATATTTGAAGTACCAGTCCAATGCTACGGTGGCAGAAAAGGCGGCAGAAAATTGACTCTTTCCCTGAAGCGCACCGCTATTCACGTTATGACTTTCCTCCACAGCTGAAGTTTTGCAATAGGCCATAAAAGCTTAGTTATGGTAGGAcattgacgcaacgcaatgaccacgcagtcgcttcgacggagtcgtgaacctgtttcggttctgcgtcgggttttagtgagtggaccaatcacagcccttgctgctacGTCGCCTCAACGCACGGTGACATTTTtaggaggcgcacgtcaggccctctTCGGTGGAGGCAAGGAGGGTCGGCAGGTGCGTGACGGGTCCGTACACcgccttgcgttgcgtcgacgtgcaACCATAACAACTGAGCcttaaggcccattcacaccctacggcaaatacggatacggaccgtttcgtccggtcccggaggtgtttcgtccgtcagtgggtccgtcgcctctgagcttacgaatccggagtgctccgtgagaaccggagcaataccaccggaaatcgaggcggcagtatagagtcagaagtcagaccattcgcgaaaatagagTAGCATAATATCTGATGaacatatattgtatttaacgttttatactgATAATATTCTATATACCTGaccattttattttatagtttccctgctttggcaatgagttgcaactggtcatttaacaacattttgaggagataatctgcgggttggggaggggtgtcacatgccaccgccgcctaggcctacactttttgcatttttttttgccgatttcgtatgacacaaagcaaaatcatctctccAGATgacatgtttgcgattgtcgatgccgttcatttgtgaaacgacagtcactgtcccctagaggatttattgcgaaacatccataacaacgctgaaaccagacggaggtatgaagggcgGTTCCGGAGGCAACGTTTGGGGCGGACGGACGAATtccgtccggatccggaggtatgaatcgGCCTTTAGAGTGTCTCCGTGTCATAAGCTTCTTCCCGTGGGCCTACCTGTATCGCTCCTCCTGCAGCGTCTGGTTCAGCACGCCGTAGTCCCTCTGGAACTGCCCCTTGAACTCCCCCAGGTCCTCGTCCAGCTGGCTCTGAGCCTCGCGgatctccttcacctcctccagcgTGGTGGCCAGTCGGCCCGCGCCCCCGCCTGCCGCGTCCTGCGCCTGCCCCGCCCCCGACGAGACCCCGCCGGCCCCCAGAAGGTTGCCGTTGCTGTCGGCCGACACCGAGGCGCTCCCGGACGAGCATTCGTCATCGCTGGTGTACTTGGTTTTGGCCACCATGGACGTGCTGTTGCACAGGCCCTTGTCCGCCCcgttgccgccgccgccgccggcaccGCTGGGGAACGACGACGAGGTGGTGTCCATGGAGGTCTTGAGGTGGGAGATGTTGTCGGCGCTGCCGAACTTGTTCCTGATGAGGTTGGCGAACTCCCGGGGCTTGCTGAAGAAGAAGGGCGGCGAGAGGGAGACGCCCGGTCCGATGGTCTTGATCTTGTCCATGGTGGGGTGGCGCCCGCTGCCCGTCACGTCCCGCAGCAGTTCCTTCGGTGACTCGCGAGGTATGGTGCTGTGCTTGCCCGAGGAGGAGTGGTAGGCGTTGGCGGGGGAGGAGAACGCCGGGTGCTGGCCGGCGGTCGGGACGAAGATCTCGCTGTCCTTCATTTTGCGGTGGTACTGCTCAAGCTTCTTCTGCATCTGGGCGATGCTCTGCGCCGACTTCTGGTTC encodes:
- the LOC115550943 gene encoding transmembrane and coiled-coil domain protein 3 — translated: MWIQAGTMPSANVSVRSLAEEEKYLSGQTAERTGEGMVPGGPASLRRGSSENNLELDQPDGPCPGGAAAEIVRSRSCLDSLQQKMLMVTEQLKIEQTARDENLAEYLKLMNSADKQQVGRIKQVFEKKNQKSAQSIAQMQKKLEQYHRKMKDSEIFVPTAGQHPAFSSPANAYHSSSGKHSTIPRESPKELLRDVTGSGRHPTMDKIKTIGPGVSLSPPFFFSKPREFANLIRNKFGSADNISHLKTSMDTTSSSFPSGAGGGGGNGADKGLCNSTSMVAKTKYTSDDECSSGSASVSADSNGNLLGAGGVSSGAGQAQDAAGGGAGRLATTLEEVKEIREAQSQLDEDLGEFKGQFQRDYGVLNQTLQEERYRYERLEDQLNDLTELHQNEMSNLKQELSSIEERVAYQAYERARDIQEALESCQTRVSKLELQQQQQQTVQLENHDARVLLGKSINIMLAIVTVLLVCVSTAAKFAAPLMRSRHHLVVTVLGVCFLAVFWRNWDRLQCALERMLVPA